In a single window of the Streptomyces sp. NBC_00353 genome:
- the alsS gene encoding acetolactate synthase AlsS, translating to MPTPPVGAAQRMVETLSQYGVPYVFGVPGATSDAVHDALAVAGPEFVMCRHEQNAAVMAAAVGLLTGTPGAVLVTSGVGTTNLMTALLTATTEQHPMIAVCGAGTRRDRFKRTQRSMDAIAALRLVTTYTCEVHDPDNVPEAIANALRAAVTPPRGAAAVVIPADVAGALTAATIVQPHRHPSPGPAPAEYIHRAAQIIRAAQQPVLLVGLRGADPEACAALRELIRVTGLPVVETSQAAGIVPRTLEEQYAGRVGLFRNQPGDGVVTHADVLITVGYDPVEYDPGLWNTDPARTIVHIDAPPAEIGSHYQPTLELRGDVAATVGELSGELSGLPINDRTRVSLAEQRAALAYIEEEARSVPATAAGLNPAAVILKIAENVEDDATVVSDTGSHMYMARHFRGHQPRRILLPNGLQTPGVALPRAMTAALLRPGTQVVSVSGDGGFLSSAPEMETATRLGLHTTHVIMRDNAYDMVAFQEHRKHGRASGVRSGDYDITLYASAFGARGIRTETMDAFETELRRSLDPSRLCDPGITVIDVPVDYAHNTELFAQLHDINLR from the coding sequence ATGCCCACCCCACCTGTCGGCGCGGCCCAGCGCATGGTCGAGACCCTTTCGCAGTACGGCGTGCCGTACGTCTTCGGTGTCCCCGGAGCCACGAGCGACGCCGTTCACGATGCCCTGGCAGTCGCAGGCCCCGAATTTGTGATGTGCCGCCACGAACAGAACGCTGCCGTGATGGCCGCCGCTGTCGGGCTGCTGACCGGCACCCCCGGAGCGGTCCTGGTCACCTCAGGAGTCGGCACCACCAATCTGATGACCGCTCTGCTCACGGCGACGACTGAGCAGCACCCCATGATTGCTGTCTGCGGGGCCGGGACCCGCCGGGACCGGTTCAAGCGAACCCAGCGGTCGATGGACGCCATCGCCGCACTGAGACTGGTCACCACTTACACCTGCGAAGTCCACGACCCCGACAACGTCCCCGAAGCCATCGCCAACGCCCTGCGTGCGGCGGTCACCCCGCCCCGCGGTGCGGCCGCGGTGGTGATTCCGGCCGACGTCGCAGGCGCGCTCACCGCCGCAACCATCGTCCAGCCGCACAGGCACCCCTCTCCCGGCCCCGCTCCCGCCGAATACATCCACCGTGCCGCACAGATCATCCGTGCCGCACAGCAGCCCGTCCTGCTGGTCGGGTTGCGTGGTGCAGATCCCGAGGCCTGCGCCGCGCTGCGCGAACTGATCCGTGTCACAGGCCTGCCCGTGGTGGAGACCTCCCAGGCGGCGGGCATCGTCCCGCGCACACTGGAGGAGCAGTACGCCGGCCGGGTCGGCCTTTTCCGCAACCAGCCCGGGGACGGCGTGGTGACACACGCCGACGTCCTGATTACCGTCGGCTACGACCCCGTGGAGTACGACCCGGGCCTGTGGAACACCGACCCGGCCCGTACGATCGTCCACATCGATGCACCGCCCGCCGAGATCGGCAGCCACTACCAGCCCACCCTGGAACTGCGGGGCGATGTGGCCGCGACGGTCGGTGAGCTGTCAGGGGAGCTGTCCGGGCTGCCGATCAACGACCGGACCCGAGTTTCCCTGGCCGAACAACGCGCCGCTCTGGCCTATATCGAAGAGGAGGCCAGGTCGGTCCCGGCCACCGCTGCCGGCCTCAATCCCGCCGCGGTGATCCTGAAGATCGCTGAGAACGTGGAGGACGACGCCACCGTGGTGTCCGACACGGGCTCGCACATGTACATGGCCCGACACTTCCGCGGACACCAGCCGCGGCGCATCCTGCTCCCCAACGGTCTGCAGACACCGGGAGTCGCCCTGCCACGGGCGATGACCGCCGCGCTGTTGCGGCCGGGGACACAGGTGGTGTCAGTCTCCGGGGACGGCGGGTTTCTGTCCAGCGCACCCGAAATGGAGACCGCCACCCGTCTGGGCCTCCACACCACGCACGTGATCATGCGGGACAACGCCTACGACATGGTGGCCTTCCAGGAGCATCGCAAACACGGCAGGGCCTCCGGTGTCCGGTCGGGCGACTACGACATCACCCTGTACGCCAGCGCGTTCGGCGCCAGAGGAATCCGGACCGAGACCATGGACGCCTTCGAGACCGAACTGCGCAGATCTCTCGACCCGAGCAGACTCTGCGACCCCGGTATCACGGTCATCGATGTCCCGGTCGACTACGCACACAACACAGAACTCTTCGCGCAACTCCACGACATCAATCTGAGATGA
- a CDS encoding hydrophobic protein, whose translation MVPLLVVLLLALILFGAGFALKALWWIAIIVLVVWLLGFVVRPSGHGGRKGRWYRW comes from the coding sequence ATGGTTCCCCTGCTTGTCGTTCTACTTCTCGCGCTGATCCTTTTCGGCGCCGGTTTCGCCCTCAAGGCCCTGTGGTGGATCGCCATCATCGTCTTGGTGGTGTGGCTGCTCGGTTTCGTGGTCCGGCCCTCCGGACACGGCGGCCGCAAGGGCCGCTGGTACCGCTGGTAA
- a CDS encoding PP2C family protein-serine/threonine phosphatase, translated as MTTQTHIMTSTSRVTAAGLAVSFSAVRLRPLIAVVVASAVLLGVTLGGVIVPADVHLVVLLVAVPALTAAADNTRTTVSMTALACLGVVAVDVDDGLPSSPILPIDVLGLLVVCVLVLVFRRLRDVDHRTLHAVRSVSETAQRALLPPLPCRVAGLEIATAYRSAAAHAHIGGDVYAAERVDRTVRMLIGDVRGNGLAAVDDAAAVIGAFREAAHRDVQLEHVALSLDASVRRRVDQAGETDSNASERFITALVLEIPDDLDVVHVISCGHPDLMRSHGTDVDLLEVPQPAPPLGLGGDQAAYQVNTFGFEPEDTLLLHTDGLLETRDPAGVFYPALDRFALLAEDEPHHLIERLMSDLTVHAGGEVQDDVAMVAVRRRAAPSTAGADEDSHHASPDPQTLPRDCDQVRQDRRLLRSNGQPGVVRALGKIRSKGGSWRSGLLGIDGSSC; from the coding sequence ATGACGACGCAGACGCACATCATGACAAGCACGAGCCGCGTGACTGCCGCGGGACTTGCCGTCAGCTTCTCGGCGGTACGGCTACGACCGCTCATCGCGGTCGTGGTCGCCTCGGCCGTCCTGCTCGGCGTCACCCTGGGGGGCGTGATCGTCCCCGCGGACGTCCACCTGGTAGTGCTGCTGGTGGCGGTGCCGGCTCTCACCGCTGCGGCGGACAACACGCGTACCACCGTCAGTATGACCGCCCTGGCCTGTCTCGGAGTGGTCGCGGTCGACGTCGACGACGGTCTGCCCAGCTCACCGATCCTCCCGATCGACGTCCTGGGCCTGCTGGTCGTCTGCGTCCTGGTCCTCGTGTTCCGGCGCCTGCGGGACGTGGACCATCGAACGCTTCATGCGGTGCGCTCCGTCTCGGAGACAGCGCAAAGGGCGCTGCTGCCCCCGTTGCCCTGTCGTGTGGCAGGTCTGGAAATCGCCACTGCCTATCGCTCGGCCGCCGCCCACGCACACATCGGCGGAGACGTGTACGCCGCCGAACGTGTCGACCGCACGGTCCGAATGTTGATCGGTGACGTGCGGGGCAACGGCTTGGCGGCAGTCGACGACGCCGCAGCCGTCATCGGTGCGTTCCGCGAAGCCGCGCACCGCGACGTGCAACTGGAGCATGTCGCCCTGTCCCTGGACGCCAGCGTGCGCCGCCGTGTCGACCAGGCCGGCGAGACGGACAGCAACGCCTCGGAGCGGTTCATCACCGCTCTCGTCCTGGAGATACCCGACGACCTCGACGTCGTCCACGTGATCAGCTGTGGCCACCCCGACTTGATGCGCTCTCATGGCACAGACGTGGACCTCCTCGAAGTGCCGCAGCCGGCACCACCGCTCGGCCTGGGCGGTGACCAGGCGGCCTATCAGGTCAACACCTTCGGATTCGAGCCGGAGGACACGCTGCTCCTGCACACCGACGGCCTCCTCGAGACCCGCGACCCGGCGGGCGTCTTCTACCCGGCGCTGGACCGTTTCGCGCTCCTCGCCGAGGACGAGCCGCACCACCTGATCGAGCGCCTCATGAGCGACCTGACCGTCCATGCGGGCGGGGAGGTCCAGGACGACGTCGCCATGGTCGCGGTGCGCCGCCGGGCCGCACCGTCCACGGCGGGTGCCGACGAGGACAGCCACCATGCGAGTCCCGACCCTCAAACACTTCCGCGGGATTGCGACCAGGTACGACAAGACCGCCGCCTCCTACGAAGCAACGGTCAGCCTGGCGTCGTTCGTGCTCTGGGCAAGATCCGTTCGAAGGGTGGATCTTGGCGGTCAGGCCTCCTCGGGATCGACGGTTCGTCCTGCTGA
- a CDS encoding ATP-binding protein, translating into MHAIEAGRTLLGDNPTTAQRARKMTRDFLSGIAPQDGAEVDAALIVVSELVTNALRHAEGVTGFRLRTVAETLTICVDDASSEQPRTRQSQPWEPGGFGWPLVQRLSKAVRVDTSPDGKTVQAVLPLTH; encoded by the coding sequence GTGCACGCCATTGAGGCGGGACGCACTCTGCTCGGAGACAACCCGACAACAGCACAACGTGCACGAAAGATGACACGCGACTTTCTGTCCGGGATCGCTCCTCAGGATGGCGCCGAGGTGGACGCCGCACTGATCGTGGTGTCGGAATTGGTGACCAACGCGCTACGGCACGCCGAAGGGGTCACTGGGTTCCGGCTGAGAACAGTCGCGGAGACGCTGACGATCTGTGTCGACGATGCGAGTAGCGAACAGCCGCGCACGCGTCAGTCCCAGCCTTGGGAGCCGGGAGGCTTCGGATGGCCGCTCGTCCAGCGATTGTCGAAGGCCGTGCGCGTTGACACGAGTCCAGACGGGAAGACCGTGCAGGCGGTGCTCCCGCTGACACACTGA
- a CDS encoding transposase gives MDVVSMHARAGGPAAGSPTRNITGPGGSSLWTCSTNSPRSGLWPAVLVADTGYGANADFRHALEDRGLPGQGRMTAHTETAEPYEPPYGGLGPRPLPRYRTRRSACVNSTGRGSPLPLSPVPPASPRGTSRTEPWNSTWAAKTSRARHARGRPQRR, from the coding sequence ATGGATGTCGTTTCGATGCATGCGCGGGCCGGCGGGCCGGCTGCCGGGTCCCCGACGAGGAACATCACCGGCCCGGGTGGCAGCTCGCTGTGGACATGCTCGACGAACTCGCCACGGTCGGGCTTGTGGCCCGCGGTGCTGGTCGCGGACACCGGCTACGGCGCGAACGCCGACTTCCGGCACGCCCTGGAGGACCGTGGCCTGCCAGGTCAAGGGCGAATGACCGCCCACACCGAGACGGCTGAACCCTACGAGCCACCCTACGGCGGGCTCGGGCCGCGTCCGCTGCCCCGCTACCGCACCCGCCGGTCAGCTTGCGTGAACTCGACGGGACGAGGATCACCCTTACCGCTGTCGCCCGTGCCGCCGGCGTCTCCACGTGGTACCAGCCGCACTGAGCCATGGAACTCGACCTGGGCCGCCAAGACTTCCCGTGCTCGTCATGCTCGGGGTCGACCGCAACGGCGTTGA
- a CDS encoding helix-turn-helix transcriptional regulator, with amino-acid sequence MVLPGRPAVFLGRRAECALFDRWQDAVKAGRGGALVVLGESGIGKSALLDHMASTAVGFRVVRAAGVEAEAELPFGVLHQVCAPFLATLEHLPGPQQDALAAAFGLRTGAAPDRFMLGLAVLGLLSETAARQPLICVIDDAQWLDLGSAQALTFVAHRVGAEPLGLVFATRHAGGGLRGLQEVVLTGLGPGDARALLHSALHVPLDEEVVDRIAAEARGNPLALLELPRTMTAAGFAGGFSPTDTAAVPGRIEDSFRSRVLRLPPATRMLLLVAAAEPTGDSALLWRAAARLGIGVSAATAAEADGLLSIGTQVVFRHPLVRSAVYQAVPPSQRRAVHRALADATGPSEPDRRAWHRAQAAVGFDEEAAAELEGSAHRALARGGIAAAAAFLERSVVLTADPTARAERALRAARAKQQAGAYDSALDLLVLADRGPENELRAANSELLRGQIAFARSFGGGAAPVLLRAARRFESIDVSRARDVYLQALTAAMLAGRLGDECRIAEVAHSARRVPAASVPRASDLLLDGLTLLIVEGRDAAVPVLRRAVSAFTTEELAPEEELYWLWLAVHGAGLLWDDEAWRLLATRLLRSCEERGALSILPVAAATRAALHLLGGDLLKAASLAETAADVTFMTGAGPVPYAEVGLAVFRGRDDEAAAAIRTATRDAMARGEGMALTYLQWATAVLHNGACRYDQALESARQAGADSSVQRIRNWALAELIEAAVRTGHQDLADEALRELCRTTRPCSSHWAAGIEAHCRALLADGADAEDLYRTALERLECTGLRAAVARVHLLYGEWLRRERRHLEARDQLRQAHEMFVRFGMDGFAERARSELSAAGEPTRKRRSRFGEQLTPQERRVAMLAAEGATNPEIASRLFISASTVDYHLRKVFRKLKVTTRTQLARLLQDGQPIPGDTDRS; translated from the coding sequence ATGGTGTTGCCGGGGCGTCCCGCGGTTTTCCTGGGTCGGCGTGCTGAATGTGCGCTGTTCGACCGCTGGCAGGATGCCGTCAAGGCCGGTCGAGGCGGCGCTCTTGTGGTCCTCGGTGAGTCTGGTATCGGCAAGTCCGCGCTGCTCGACCACATGGCTTCGACCGCGGTCGGCTTCCGCGTGGTGCGGGCCGCCGGTGTGGAAGCGGAGGCAGAGCTGCCCTTCGGGGTGTTGCACCAGGTCTGCGCGCCGTTCCTAGCCACACTGGAGCACCTGCCCGGACCGCAGCAGGACGCCCTGGCTGCGGCATTCGGGCTGCGGACAGGAGCGGCGCCCGACCGCTTCATGCTGGGCCTGGCCGTACTGGGCTTGTTGTCCGAGACGGCGGCCCGCCAACCGCTGATCTGTGTGATCGACGACGCCCAGTGGCTCGATCTGGGTTCGGCCCAGGCGTTGACGTTTGTGGCGCACCGCGTCGGTGCAGAGCCCCTCGGCCTCGTGTTCGCCACTCGCCATGCCGGTGGTGGTCTACGCGGGTTGCAGGAGGTAGTGCTGACCGGGCTCGGCCCTGGCGACGCCCGTGCCTTGCTGCACTCGGCTCTGCACGTGCCGTTGGACGAGGAAGTCGTGGACCGGATCGCGGCGGAGGCCCGCGGCAATCCGCTTGCCCTGCTCGAACTGCCCCGAACCATGACGGCTGCCGGGTTCGCGGGCGGTTTCAGTCCGACGGACACCGCAGCCGTGCCGGGTCGCATCGAGGACAGTTTCCGTAGCAGGGTTCTCCGCCTTCCGCCGGCCACCCGGATGCTGCTCCTGGTGGCCGCGGCGGAGCCGACCGGCGACTCCGCACTGCTGTGGCGCGCGGCCGCCCGTCTGGGAATCGGGGTCTCGGCCGCGACGGCGGCCGAGGCCGACGGGCTGCTGTCCATCGGCACGCAGGTGGTCTTCCGCCATCCCCTGGTGCGGTCGGCTGTCTATCAGGCGGTGCCGCCGTCGCAGCGGCGGGCCGTGCACCGGGCTCTGGCCGATGCCACCGGTCCTTCGGAACCGGACCGGCGAGCCTGGCACCGCGCGCAGGCTGCCGTCGGCTTTGACGAGGAGGCCGCAGCGGAGCTCGAGGGATCGGCTCACCGGGCGCTGGCACGCGGCGGTATCGCTGCCGCCGCGGCATTCCTGGAGCGGTCGGTCGTGCTCACTGCCGACCCCACCGCCAGGGCAGAGCGGGCGCTGCGTGCGGCACGCGCCAAACAGCAGGCCGGCGCGTACGACAGCGCTCTGGACCTCCTTGTCCTGGCTGACCGAGGGCCCGAGAACGAGCTGCGGGCCGCCAACAGTGAGTTGCTGCGAGGGCAGATCGCCTTTGCCCGCAGTTTCGGTGGCGGAGCCGCCCCCGTGCTGCTGCGCGCGGCCCGCCGTTTCGAGTCCATCGACGTCTCCCGTGCCAGGGATGTCTACTTGCAGGCCCTGACCGCAGCGATGCTCGCCGGCCGGCTGGGCGACGAGTGTCGGATTGCGGAGGTTGCCCATAGTGCTCGCAGAGTGCCTGCGGCGTCCGTACCACGCGCCTCCGACCTCTTGCTGGACGGGCTGACGCTCCTGATCGTCGAAGGCCGCGACGCCGCAGTTCCGGTGTTGCGCAGGGCGGTGTCGGCGTTCACCACAGAGGAATTGGCCCCTGAGGAGGAACTGTACTGGCTGTGGCTCGCCGTCCACGGCGCCGGGCTGTTGTGGGACGACGAGGCATGGCGACTCCTGGCCACGCGGCTGCTGCGATCCTGCGAGGAACGAGGAGCACTCAGCATCCTCCCGGTTGCCGCAGCCACACGTGCGGCACTGCACCTGCTGGGCGGGGATCTCCTGAAGGCCGCGTCGTTGGCCGAGACGGCCGCCGACGTCACTTTCATGACTGGAGCCGGCCCGGTCCCCTACGCGGAGGTGGGGCTCGCCGTCTTCCGCGGCCGGGATGATGAGGCCGCTGCCGCGATCCGCACCGCGACCCGGGACGCGATGGCGCGGGGCGAAGGCATGGCGCTGACCTACCTGCAATGGGCCACCGCCGTGCTCCACAACGGTGCGTGCCGGTACGATCAGGCGCTGGAATCCGCCCGCCAGGCCGGCGCCGACTCCAGCGTCCAGCGGATCCGCAACTGGGCGCTGGCTGAGCTCATCGAGGCGGCCGTACGTACCGGACACCAGGACCTGGCCGACGAGGCGCTGAGGGAGCTGTGCCGGACGACCAGACCCTGCTCCAGCCACTGGGCCGCAGGCATCGAGGCACACTGCCGGGCGCTGCTTGCCGATGGCGCGGACGCCGAGGACCTGTACCGCACGGCCTTGGAACGGCTTGAGTGCACCGGCCTGCGCGCCGCGGTGGCCCGTGTCCATCTTCTGTACGGGGAGTGGCTGCGGCGCGAGCGCCGCCACCTCGAGGCACGAGACCAACTGCGGCAGGCACACGAGATGTTCGTGCGGTTCGGCATGGACGGTTTCGCCGAACGGGCCCGAAGCGAACTGTCAGCGGCCGGAGAACCCACCCGCAAGCGTCGGTCTCGGTTCGGCGAGCAACTCACTCCCCAGGAAAGACGTGTTGCGATGCTGGCGGCCGAGGGAGCTACCAACCCCGAGATCGCGTCGCGATTGTTCATCAGCGCCAGCACGGTCGACTACCACCTGCGCAAAGTCTTCCGCAAGCTCAAGGTCACCACGCGTACTCAGCTTGCCCGGCTGCTGCAAGATGGCCAGCCGATCCCCGGAGACACAGACCGGTCCTGA
- a CDS encoding SigB/SigF/SigG family RNA polymerase sigma factor yields the protein MTATTRFGAKTESDTELPRIADPRNIAPQDARELSRLFFDRLTVLEEGTREHQYARNTLIEMNMSLVRFAASRFRGSGQDMEDIVQVGTIGLIKAIDRFEISREVQFASFAVPYIVGEIKRFFRDTSWAVHVPRRLQEARTELAKANEELSTRLGRVPKVSELASLMNLTEEEVVEAQIASNGYTSASLDAAIGSDPDEHDATLVGFIGEEDPAMELVEDFHALAPLIAGLGERDRLILHLRFVDELTQAEIGRRLNISQMHTSRLISRLLARLRSNMLAMS from the coding sequence GTGACCGCGACAACACGCTTCGGCGCCAAGACGGAATCCGATACCGAGCTGCCGCGCATCGCCGACCCGCGGAACATCGCGCCCCAGGATGCCCGGGAGTTGTCCAGGCTGTTCTTCGACCGGCTCACTGTGCTCGAAGAGGGCACCCGCGAACACCAATACGCACGCAACACTCTCATCGAGATGAACATGTCTCTGGTCCGCTTCGCGGCCAGCCGGTTCCGCGGGAGCGGCCAGGACATGGAGGACATAGTCCAGGTCGGCACCATCGGACTGATCAAGGCCATCGACCGGTTCGAGATCTCGCGTGAAGTCCAGTTCGCCAGCTTCGCTGTGCCCTACATCGTCGGCGAGATCAAGCGGTTCTTCCGCGATACCTCCTGGGCCGTTCATGTGCCGCGCCGTCTCCAGGAGGCGCGCACCGAGCTCGCCAAGGCCAACGAGGAACTCAGCACGCGCCTCGGACGCGTCCCCAAAGTGTCCGAACTGGCATCCTTGATGAACCTCACTGAGGAAGAGGTCGTCGAGGCCCAGATAGCGTCGAACGGCTACACTTCCGCATCGCTCGACGCCGCCATCGGCAGCGACCCGGACGAACACGACGCGACGCTCGTCGGATTCATCGGCGAAGAAGATCCCGCCATGGAACTCGTCGAGGACTTTCACGCCCTCGCGCCTCTCATCGCCGGTCTGGGTGAGCGGGACCGCCTCATCCTCCACCTGCGGTTCGTCGATGAACTTACCCAGGCGGAGATCGGCCGACGCCTCAACATCTCCCAGATGCACACCTCCCGCCTGATCTCTCGGCTCCTGGCCCGCTTGCGCTCGAACATGCTTGCCATGAGCTGA
- a CDS encoding DinB family protein — MTRIDDTPAAWDERTQLTTFLDYARDTARAKCDGVSAENACKALLPGSPLMTMSGVINHLRWVEYYWFQVVFLGEEDRGPWTEEDPDREMRIAVDFPLTQLLDEYAEQSARYRELVAGNGLDKQAQRAVRDGLHVDLRWILLHLTEETARHNGHLDILREMLDGTTGD, encoded by the coding sequence ATGACAAGAATCGACGACACGCCGGCCGCGTGGGACGAGCGCACCCAGCTCACCACGTTTCTCGACTACGCACGTGACACCGCCCGCGCCAAGTGCGATGGCGTCTCCGCGGAGAACGCCTGCAAGGCGCTCCTGCCGGGCTCACCGCTGATGACCATGAGCGGAGTGATCAACCACCTCCGTTGGGTCGAGTACTACTGGTTCCAGGTGGTCTTCCTGGGCGAGGAAGACCGGGGCCCCTGGACCGAGGAGGACCCCGACCGCGAGATGCGTATCGCCGTCGACTTCCCGCTCACGCAGTTGCTCGACGAATACGCCGAACAGAGCGCCCGCTACCGCGAACTGGTAGCCGGGAACGGCCTGGACAAGCAGGCCCAGCGAGCCGTCCGCGACGGTCTCCATGTCGACCTGCGCTGGATTCTCCTTCACCTCACCGAGGAGACGGCCCGCCACAACGGCCACCTGGACATCCTGCGCGAGATGCTCGACGGCACGACCGGCGACTAG
- a CDS encoding phospholipase D-like domain-containing protein yields the protein MTAAGADTSAPAKAQDRTTRIRRRLERLIGIAATEGNSLTALRNGDEIFPAMLAAIRSAEHTVDMMTFVYWRGDIAREFAQALADRARSGVRVRLLLDGFGSRLIEKDLLEEMKQTGVQVAWFRRPLALSPFKQNHRCHRKVLVVDEQTAFTGGVGIAEEWCGDARNENEWRDTHVEVRGPAVDGIAAAFAQNWAECHDELFDDCDRFIEHSPQGNAIVQVVRGSASFGWQDMQTLIRVMLESAEERFRLATAYFSPDAYFIELLCATARRGVEVEILLPGPYTDKRVCQLAGQHYYEDLTACGVKIYQYQPTMMHAKVITVDGVAALVGSTNFNRRSLDHDEEIMLAVLDQEFTVTLDSHFDKDLKAATLIREGRWKRRPVLQQAREVAVMPIRRFL from the coding sequence CTGACCGCCGCCGGCGCCGACACGTCGGCACCGGCGAAGGCTCAGGATCGCACCACGCGGATACGGCGGCGACTTGAACGGCTGATCGGCATCGCGGCGACCGAGGGTAACTCGCTCACCGCTCTGCGCAACGGAGACGAGATCTTCCCGGCGATGCTGGCGGCCATCCGTTCCGCCGAGCACACCGTGGACATGATGACGTTCGTGTACTGGAGGGGAGACATCGCCCGCGAGTTCGCGCAGGCGCTGGCCGATCGAGCCCGGTCGGGTGTACGGGTGCGGCTGCTGCTCGACGGCTTCGGCAGCCGGCTGATCGAGAAAGACCTGCTGGAGGAAATGAAACAGACCGGCGTGCAAGTGGCTTGGTTCCGCAGACCCCTGGCCCTCTCGCCGTTCAAGCAGAACCACCGTTGCCACCGCAAGGTCCTCGTCGTGGACGAGCAGACGGCCTTTACCGGCGGGGTCGGCATCGCCGAGGAGTGGTGCGGTGATGCGCGCAACGAGAACGAGTGGCGCGACACGCACGTCGAGGTCCGTGGGCCCGCCGTGGACGGCATCGCCGCCGCGTTCGCGCAGAACTGGGCCGAGTGCCACGATGAACTCTTCGACGACTGCGACCGGTTCATCGAGCACAGCCCGCAGGGCAACGCCATCGTGCAGGTGGTGCGTGGCTCGGCCAGCTTCGGCTGGCAGGACATGCAGACCCTGATCCGCGTGATGCTGGAGTCCGCCGAGGAGCGCTTCCGCCTGGCCACCGCCTACTTCTCGCCGGACGCGTACTTCATCGAACTGCTCTGCGCCACCGCCCGGCGCGGGGTCGAGGTGGAGATCCTGCTTCCCGGCCCGTACACCGACAAACGGGTCTGCCAACTGGCCGGTCAGCACTACTACGAGGACCTCACCGCGTGCGGGGTGAAGATCTACCAGTACCAGCCGACGATGATGCACGCCAAGGTCATCACCGTCGACGGCGTCGCCGCCCTGGTCGGCTCGACCAACTTCAACCGCCGCTCCCTCGACCACGACGAAGAGATCATGCTCGCGGTACTGGACCAGGAGTTCACGGTCACCCTCGACAGCCACTTCGACAAGGACCTGAAGGCCGCCACACTGATCCGGGAGGGACGCTGGAAGCGGCGCCCCGTGTTGCAGCAGGCGCGAGAGGTCGCCGTCATGCCCATCCGCCGATTTTTGTAG
- a CDS encoding alpha/beta hydrolase — translation MKASTTRRRFIPMTLAVATVTVVTMTAASPPDGATTVRHPAARAADNAQAKPTVVLVHGAWAGTSSWNGEVDILRRAGYTVRAIGNPLQNLTTDARTVKDFLKSISGPIVLVGHSYGGSVITNAAAGVSNVKALVYVDAAAPAVGETTGQLSGSTSALSGPPSKLYDVVSYADAPAKASNLYLKKDVFVTKFASSVPRDQAINLWATQRAASTVAFNTPSKAAAWKTIPSWYFISSGDQIITPESEKKMARRAGAKVTVYPGGSHLTLVSDPAAVSKVIQSAIAAVK, via the coding sequence ATGAAGGCGTCCACTACACGGCGGCGGTTCATCCCGATGACTCTGGCGGTGGCCACGGTCACTGTTGTAACCATGACTGCGGCGTCCCCTCCTGACGGCGCCACGACAGTCAGGCATCCGGCTGCCAGAGCAGCGGACAATGCGCAAGCGAAGCCCACAGTGGTGTTGGTACACGGGGCCTGGGCGGGCACGTCGAGCTGGAACGGCGAGGTCGACATCCTGCGCCGCGCGGGCTATACAGTGCGTGCCATTGGGAACCCGTTGCAGAACCTGACGACCGACGCGCGCACGGTCAAGGACTTCCTCAAGAGCATCTCGGGGCCAATCGTGCTGGTGGGGCACTCCTATGGCGGGTCGGTGATCACGAACGCCGCGGCAGGAGTGAGTAACGTAAAGGCACTCGTATACGTCGACGCGGCCGCTCCGGCGGTCGGGGAGACGACGGGGCAGCTCAGCGGCTCGACGTCCGCGCTGTCGGGGCCGCCGTCCAAGCTGTACGACGTCGTGTCGTACGCGGACGCCCCCGCCAAGGCGTCCAACCTCTATCTCAAGAAGGACGTATTCGTCACGAAGTTTGCCAGCAGCGTGCCACGTGACCAGGCGATCAACCTGTGGGCCACCCAGCGGGCTGCCAGCACAGTGGCCTTCAACACCCCCTCCAAGGCTGCGGCATGGAAGACGATCCCCTCCTGGTACTTCATCAGCAGCGGGGACCAGATCATCACACCGGAGTCGGAGAAGAAGATGGCGCGTCGCGCGGGGGCGAAGGTGACTGTCTACCCAGGCGGTTCGCATCTGACCCTGGTGTCCGATCCGGCTGCCGTGAGCAAGGTCATTCAGTCGGCCATCGCGGCGGTGAAATGA